TGAATGAAAAGTAGCTATCATTTGCAGAGTGGCTactttatccttttctttcttttttaaaaccaatcccacaatatgtattattaaacttattttacaaatgaggaaaccataGCTTGCAGAGTTTAAGGAATCATAGAGAGTCAATGCACAcgctgggcgtggaggctcacgcctgtaatcccagtactttgggaggctgaggcaggtggaacacctgaggtcaggagttcaagaccagcctggccaacatggtgaaaccccgtctctactaaaaatacaaaaattagctgggcgtggtggcacacacctgtaatcccagctacttgggaagcggaggcaggagaatcgcttgaacccgggaggcgaaggttgcagtgagccgagatagtgtcaatttactccagcctgggtgacagggcgagactcggtctcaaaaacaaaaacaaaaacaaaaaccgtcATTCCATAGcccagccaggattcaaacccagggctAAGTCTCGGTCTGGTGCCTTGTTTTACTCTGCTAAACTGCCtctctttgatttattttcttggtaCCTATAGCATTATAGTCTGGATAAACAGTCTTTTAGAAATTACAATGAATATTAATAGctcctttgtctttaaaaaaagtctttagaGAAATTATCTGGAACAATATTCAGTTCCTTCTGTAATGCAGCTTTGGAGTTAACTACCCCCACCCAGTTGTAataaatctatatttatatagaaagaCATCCATATTAAGTTAATTGAAGAAAGTGAATTGCAGAGCAGTGTGTATAGTATAACTCCATTTAGGTTTTGTTTAACATTACAGATATCCttaacatatgtatgtgtatatatatgtatatgtgcagaGTAGATATCTGGGAAGACACACACTAAACTCTTTACAAAGGTTCATGCTAAGGACTGGGATTGGAGGCCAGGTGGTTAAATAGAGGATAAGGAGATGATTTATGTAtcagttatattttttataatcaaTCTATATTatctgaaaacaaatttttaaaacaaaaacaccttaAAACTTTCTTCATAAATACTTTGTgacaattttacttattttggaaCTAGAAATTATAATTAGAAAGTCATCATTACTGCTTTGAACTGTTGAAAGGGTAGTTGATCATATGAAGTGGGATTTTTCCCCTGCTGTCATGAAAATGTTTGTCAAGTGCCTCCAGCAAAGCCCAGCACAGAGTTGTTGTTCAGTAATCGTTAATTATCTCTTTCTACCACAAAACCAGAAGCAGTGAGAACTAATCTCTATCCCAGATGAAAGTAACTTGTAGCTTGTGGAACATTATAAAATCATCAGGTTGAACTCTTCACCTTAAACTACAAATTCACCCCCATTCTCCACTGCTTTTCATCTTATATTCATTCTCAAGATTTTTTCCTTCTAAGGGGTCGTCTTCTATGCAGTCTGAGAACACCTGCATTCATAGGGCCTTTTTCTAATAGCCTGATGTTTTTAAGGCATCTAATAGATCTTATCGTTATCATTCTGTTGTTACCAACTTTCACATTGGTTTTTTTAATCTGCCCCTGGAAAGTTAGATTTTTagaatttactttatttatttatttatttatttatttatttatttattttgagacagggtctcgctctgttgccaaggctggagtacagtggcacgatcttggctcaatgcaacctccacctcctgggctcaagcgatcctccaccctcagcctcccaagtagctgagactacaggcacacaccaccacgcctggccaattttttgtatttttgtagagacaaggtatcactatgttgcccaggctggccttgaactcctgggctcaagcagtcttcccaccttggcctcccaaagtgccgggattacaggcatcagccactgcacccagcctagaatttacattttaaactgtTTATTCTAACTCTTTTGCCCTTCTCTTCTGCCAGTGAATATGATTGTTTCTTCATGTAAAAAGATGTTTTATTCCAGTTGACTACGACTGAGAAGCCATTGAGAAAGCCACCTGCCAGACTGAAAAAACTCAAGATCAAAAAGCAAGTGAAGGATTTCACAACGAAGGACGTTGAAGAGAAGATGGAGGCTGCTGAGGAGCGCAGGAAGGTACTGAGCTCTCAGATGCTCTAGGCTTGAGGAGTTCGCTGTCTGTTAAAATGATCTCATGCCAGACCTTTCCTATCAGCAGTTTTAAGACAAACTGCATGGATCTATAAtcaggtttatttttattattttactaatttttttaagagacaaagtctcactatgttgcccaggctggagtacagtgtcatgctcagagctcactgcaatcttgaacttTTGGACTCAGGTGgtccccctgtctcagcctcctgagtagctaggattacaggcccataCCATTACATgaggctgattaaaaaaaaaaaaaaattgttggccaggcgcggtggcttatgcctgtaatcccagcactttgggaggccgaggggggcggatcacgaggtcaggagatcgagaccatcctggctaacatggtgaaacccctgtctccactaaaaatacaaaaaattagccgggtgtgctggcgggcacctgtagtcccagctactcgggaggctgaggcaggagaatggcatgaacccaggaggcgtagtttgcagtgagccgagatcgcaccactgcactccagcctgggcgacagagcgagactccatctcggaaaaaaaaaaaaaaaaaaaaaaaaagattgtttagagatggggtctcattatgtagcccaggctggtcttaaatttctggcctcaaatgatcctcctgccttggtctcccaaagtgttgggattacagacatgagccactgtgcctggcctatagctAGGATTTTAATGATCTTTATGCCttttattatatgttattatGTTTAGtggtttttcttaaaaatttcctTTCTGTTGTAAAGGAATAAAGCAGGTTGGGTGAAAATTACAGTTCATCCATATAGCCTAAGTAAGCAACATCCAATTCTTGGAATTAAATGAAGTATGGAGGCTTCATTTCCCAGCTCTCTAATTGGCCTATCAGAGAGCAAGGACCAGACTccaagctccatgagggcaggcccCCTGTTTGCCTTCTGCAACAGGAGtttctcaacaaatgtttgttatttGACTGAATAATGACATATAGAAACCATGAATGTTCAATACAAGCAACATTAATCACAACTTGTAGAAagttattcaggctctttttcacTCTTAATACTGCATTTCAgactaaagaagaagaaataagaaaaaggctACGGAGTGACCGACTTTTGCCTTCAGCCAATCATTCAGATTCAGCTGAACTAGGAGGGGCCGAGGTTGCATTTGCCAAAGGACTTCAAAGGGTGAGGACTGCTGGATTTGAACTGTCTAACCTGAAGGGAGGAAAACcattgaagaggaagaagagtaaAAGTGATGCAACCTTGATTGATAGAAACGAAAGTGATGAAAGTTTTGGGGTCGTGGAGTCAGACATGTCCTACAACCAAGCAGATGACATAGTCTACTAAGCCATTTTTTGTGAATTTCATAAGAAAGCATTCATTCTCCCCATTTGTAACATTTGTAGTATGTCTCATATTCTTTGACTGACTGACCTCATTCCACTGGGATTTCTCCCTTGGGCTTAAGGATGATTGTGTGGGCTGCACAGGCTGAAGGTTAGTTGAGTAAATTAAGTAGCTATGCTAGCTTTAAAAAAAGAGCCAGGGGGAGACTTGACCAGCATAGATATTTGGCACTCTCCTTTGTGTGGCTTCAAACATTATGGAGATGTCTTTAATTTATAAGTGCCTTCAGCTTACATTAATAAGTTCGTGCCAAATGAATTCATTCCTGTTTACTCCTGCCTTGTGGCAGGGTCCATCCTCTGCTGGTCCTTTAAGACAAATTGCATGGATTTGTATTAAGTATTTTAATggtttatatgtttattatgcTGTATGTCtatggttttataaatttttttctctgtgttgtgAAGGAATAAAGCAATGTCTTGAATTGGCTGAATTACAGTTTTATCCATATAGTTTAAGTTAGCAATATCTAATTCTCAGAATTACATAAAGAATAGAGTTTTCTTCTTGTGAAAACAGAAGAACTTCAGTTGAGGCTAGGTATGGAAGGAAGTTGTGAGGGTGCGGGTAGACAGGGAGTCAGCCCTGCTACCAGTGTCTGTCTTCCCTGCAGACATGCTGAGCTGAGAAGCTGCTGGTCCTCATCTTATTGAATTATACCTTGGTTCCTCCCTCCCTTACCACTCACATCCAATCAATTATCTGGTCTTATGAttctagatgcttttttttttttttggagacagtgtctcacgttgtcacccaggctggagtacagtgacatgatcttggctcactgcagccttgacctcctggggctcaagcgaccttcccacctcagaccctcaaatagctaggactgcaggcacgcatcaccacacctggctaattttttgtagaaatggggttcgtcatgttgcccaggctggtctcaaacttctgagctcaaacaatccacccacctcatttGCTTGCAAACACATATCAAAAATCAGTGAGTGGCAAGTGACAATGAAGCTGCATCTGGTGGCAGGCTTTAGAATGGCAAGTGAGTTGATGTACTTCAATTGTACAGCTGCATCTGGTGGCCTTAAAAGTATGTTTGAGGCAACTTCAAATCTCCGTATGTTCTGAATTAGAGTCCAGGTGGAATATCCTGACATTGCCACAAAAGCACTGAAAAGCCTGCTTCCATTTCATCCTATCTTTGTGCAGCAGGTTTTCTGCAATGACAGCAAACAAAATGAGATTATGGAGTAGACTGGACATAAGCAACACATTTCAgatgtcactgtctcccatcaccccagatgggccatctagttgcaggaaaacaagctcagggctcccactgattctacattatggtgagttgtataattatctCCTTATATATAACAGTGtaataagaatagaaataaagtgcacaataaatgtaatgcacttgaatcatcttGAAACTAtccacaccccctcccccacgttcatgggaaaattgtcttccacgaaaccagtccctggtgccagaaaAGTTGGGGACCTCTGTTGTATATGTTCGTATAGCCTGTAGAACTTCAGACACCTACACCCAGTGAGGTGTGATGATGGTGGCAGAAGGGGGTAGTGGGGCTTCTTCAAAACTCATTGGAGAGCCAAAACATTTAGAGTCAGTCTACTTCTTACAGTGTGACCCTGAGGCATGCAGGCTCTCTGTGTCTCAATTACCTTACATGTTAATTTGGGATAGCCACAGTCACAGAGTTGAATCAGATGAAATAATGTGTTTAAAGATACTGTGTAACTGCTTGCCTGGTTCAGCAGACTGAGTTGTCCCACCCCTTCTATGCAGATATCTTTATTCAGGGGTGCCCTGTCCACTCCATGCCCAGACAGCTCTCCAGGCATTCGGAACACACACTCACCAAGCAGCCTGAATCACCCcacccttcctgtgcagagatcttGGTGCAGAGGGGCCATCTCTGCTCTACTCCCAGGCAGATCTTCAGGCATCTGGAGCACCTAATCTCCTGCATTAGGAATTTGGGCCAACTCCCATCCCTGTGCAGAAAACTTGGGATTGAGGAGGTTTACCAGCTCCACACCTAGGCACAACTCTGGATGCTTGGTGGCCACCCACTAGATTATCCCTCAGAGCTTGTGCTTGTGTCTGCCACTAGGGAATGGGCAGGCAAACCTGCCTAGTCGGGCCCCACCCATCATGGCCCCCGCCCCGGCCCCCTCCAGGGCTGCACAGGGGAGCTCAGACCACTGTGAATTCCACAAATCACCCCATTGCCTAAGGTAACAAAGAGCTTCTGCaacaaacaaagatcaagtaTATACACAGCCATATTGGCTGGCTCCTACCTATAAGTGCCATCTAAGGGCTTGTAGGTCAAACTGCACAGCCCAATATAAAACCTGCTGAAAGAAATGCACAGGGCTatatagaagcaaagccaaaagaccctATCCTGTTGGGGTACAGTACAGTTCCTCTACAGTAACAGGAATTTCAAATACAACTGAAAGCTTTATCAATAAACTgaacaaagcagaagaaagaatttcagagcttaaaGGTTGGTCTTTCAAATCAACCCAGTCagactaaaataaagaaaaaataaattttaaaaatgaacaaagtatttGAGAAATACGGGATTATGTAAAATGGCAAAACCTATGAGTTACTGGTATtcctgagagaaaaagagaaacagcaaaaaacctggaaaacatatgtaagggaataattcaagaaatTTTCTCTAATCTTGCTAGATAGGTAAacatccagatacaagaaatccagagaacacctGCATGATACTATACAAAATGATCACCAAGGCATACAGTCACCAGATTGTCCaagtcaacatttaaaaaaaaaaaaaacttaaaggcagctagagaaaaatgtcagatcatgtacaaagggaaccccatgaGGCTaatagcagacttctcagcagaaatatTACAAGCCAGGAGAAATTGGGGGCCTATTTTtagaattctgaaagaaaagaaaatccaaataagaattccatatcctgccaaactaagcttcatattcataagagaaataaaatttttccagATGAGCAAGCACTAAGGGAATCTGTTaccactagaccagccttacaagagatTTGTACGGGAattctaaacatggaaataaaagaacaatacCTACTACCACAAAAATGCACTTAAGTTGACACAGACCTTATAACCACACAATAGAAACTGCaaagcaaccagctaacaactTCATGATAGaatcaaaacctcacatatcaatattaaccttaaacgtaaatggtttaaatgctccatttaaaaggcacagagaagcaaattggataaaataaCAAGACACAAGACCCATTTATCTGCTGtctcaagagacccatctcatacaTAATGACACCCACAAGCTCAAAGTAAAGagttggagaaagatctaccacaaaaacagaaaataaaaaaagagcaggggtcactattcttatatcagataaaatagactttaaaccaacaatagtAAAAGGTGACatagaaggacattacataatgacatAGGGTTTAATTCaataagaagacttaactatcctaaatgcaTACGCACCCAATATTGGAGCatccagatttataaagcaagtacTTCTAGACCTGTGAAAAGAGTTagacagccacacaataatagtaggggattTCAACACCCCAGTGACAGCATTAGACACATTATTGAGACAAAACACTAACAGAGAAATTCTGGACTTACATTCAACACTTAATCAATTGGACcaaatagatatctacagaatgAATATGTCacccatcaaccacagaatatacattcttctcatctgcacatagaACATACTCCACGATTGACCACATTATCcaccataaagcaagtctcaatacatttttaaaaaattgaaattataccaaCCATACTCTTGGACTACAGtagcataaaaatagaaatagatatcAAGAATGCCTCTCAAAATCACatgattacatggaaattaaacaacttgttcCTGAATTGCTTTTGGGTAAACacaaaattaatgcagaaatcaagaaattctttgaaataaatgaaaacagagacacaataTACTAAAATCTGTGGgattgcagcaaaagcagtgttaagaggaaaatttaaagcattaaatgcctacctcaaaaagttataaatatcTCAAAAATGATCTCACATCACACCTAgtagaactagagaaacaagaaccaactaaccccaaaactagcagaagaaaagaaataactaaaatcagaatggaactgaacaaaattgagacccaaaaatccatacaaagaatcaatgaaaccaaaaggtAATTTTCTGAAAGAACAAGCAAGATCAATATATGGATAGCTacattaacaaagaagaaaagatccaaataagcaaactcagaaacaacaaaggtgacattacaactgatcccaaagaaatacaaaagatcctcagagactattatgaacaatgctatgcccacaaactagaaaatctggaagaaatggataaattcctagaaacacaccatctcccaaaattgaatcaggaagaaattgaaaccttgAACACACGAATATctagttccaaaattgaatcaataataataattttaaaaacctaccaaccaaataAAGCCCcagactagatggattcacagtggAATTCTCCAGGtatacaaagaagaactggtacaaatcccactgaaactattccaaaaaaaatgagGAGAAGGGACtgcttcctaactcattctacaaagccagcaaaaatctaactcattctacaaagtcaacaattaaaaaagaaaactacaggccaatattcctgatgaaaatAGACacgaaaatcctcaacaaaatactagaaaaccaaatccaacagcatatcaaaaagttaactCATCaagatcaagtaggcttcattcctaggatgcaagattggttcaacatatgcaaatcaataacaGTTattcaccacattaacagattaaaaacaaaaaccatatgatcatctcaacaggcATGGAAAAAGCTTTTCATAAATctaacatctcttcatgataaaaaccctcaaaaaactaagcatcaaaggaacatacctcaaattaataagagccatctatgagaaacccacagtgaacatcatactgaatggacaaaaactggaagaatttccccctgagaactggaagaagacaaggatgcccactctcaccactcctatccaatatagtactggaagtgctagccagagcaagcaggcaagagaaggaaataaaaggcatctaaatagaaaaaaaaaaaaaaagaagaagtcgaaccatctctcttcacagatgatAACATTCTACATCTAGAAAGGCCTAAGAAGATTCCATCAAGAAGCTACTGGAActaataaatgacttcagtaaggtttcaggatgcaaaatcaatgtataaaaatcagtggcattttggccgggcgtggtggttcatgcctgtaatcccagcactttgggaggccgcagcaggcagatcacaaggtcaggagatcgagaccatcctggctaacacagtgaaaccccgtctccactaaaaatacaaaaaattctcctgGCATTgcggcgggcgcctgcagtcccagctactccagaggctgaggcaggagaatggcatgagcccgggaggcagaacttgcagtgagccgagattgcatcactgcactctggcctgggcaacagagcgagactctgtctcaaaaaaaaaaaaatcagtggcatttctatacaccaataacgttCATGCTGAGAGCCACAGTCTGAACACAGTCAAGAACAcagtcccatttacaattgccatTCACAAAAAcataatacctaggaatacatctaaccaaggaggtgaaagatttctacaaggagaactataaaacactgctgaaagaaattatagatgacacaaacaaaaggaaaaacattccatgctcatggattggaagaatcaatattgttaaaagagcaatactacccaaagcaatttacggATTCAACCCTATTCCTATCACAACTATCAACTAGAAAAAAGTATCCTAAAAtacatagaactagaaaaaaattattctaaaattcatatggaaccaaaaaagagcctgaatagccaaagcaatcccaagcaagaagaacaaagcagaaggcatcacattaccggacttcaaactatactagaggCTACaataaccagaacagcatgggactggtagaaaaacagagatatagaccaatagaacagaatacagaacccagaaataaagctgcacacttacaaccatctgatctttgacaaagttgacaaaaataaccaatgagggaaaggactccctatttaataaatggtgctgggacagctggctatccatatgcagaagaatgaaactggattcctacCTTTCACCATcgacaaaaattaactcaagatggatcaaagagtTAAAGATAAGACTTCAAGCtataagaattctagaagaaaacctgggaaacACCAtgctggacatcagccttgggaaacAATTTATGACaaaatcctcaaaagcaattgcaacaaaaacaaaaattgacaagtcggagctaactaaactaaagaacttctacacagcaaaataacTATAatcaaagtaaacagacaacttacaaattgagagaaaatatttatgccTCTGACAAAAATCTAAtctccagaatctataaggaatttaaactataggacaagcaaaaaacaaacaactccattaaaaatgggcaaaacacatgaacagacacttctcaaatgagGACACACAAGTGGtcaacatgaaaaaagaaaatgctccacatcactaatcatcagagaaatgcaaattctaaccacaatgagataccatctcacactaggcAGAATAGCTaatatcaaaaagtcaaaaaacaacagatgctggcaaggtttgTGCAGAAGAATGTTCATACACTTGgtggaatgcaaattagttcagctactatggaaagcagtttggagatttctcgaagaactgaaaacagaactaccatttgacccagcaatctcatcacTGAGTGTATGTCCAAAAGAAACAAATCTTTCTACCAAAATGACACATGGACTCACGTTcactgcagcactcttcacaatagaaaagacatggagtcaacctaggtgcccatcaatggtggactggataaagaaactatggtacgtatacaccgtggaatactatgtagccataaaaaagaatgaaatcatgtcctttgcagcaacatggagggaactggaggccattatcctaagtgagttAACACAGGAACGGaacaccaaataccacatgttctcatttataaatgggagctaaacattgggtactcatggacataaagatggcaatagAAACTAAGGACCACTAGatgggggaagaagggaaggaagcaagTGTTGAAagactaactattgggtactgttctcagtacctaggtgatgaaatcaCTCATagcctaaacctcagcatcatgcaatatacccatgtaacaaacctgtgcatgtgCCCCCTAAATCtgaaacaaaagttgaaaaaaataagtaaaatttaaaacttaaaaaagctATGTcagatttaaaacataaataaataataaaagtaccaTATAAACTAGAATATGTCACTATTTTTATGTCATATAAGTTATCTAAAATTCTATGTAAGCAACATGATGTTTTCCATCCATCCTGAGGCTTTTCTATGGAAGAgttcatattgtagcatgtgtcaatcTTATAAAATATTAGAGTAGCTAAAATAATTGTACAaggacaattttaaaaagatttgggTGTCATTCACATCtctgcaaataataaaatttaaatgaccaCAAAATATGTTCAACACAAATTTATAGTACTTCCAAATTAAATTCCCAAATTTGACAaatactgaaataatattttctcttgaAATCTTATGCTGTTACCTATGCTATTTATAGTGGCTCAGATGACATGTTCATTGCATTAAAATCTATatagtaggctgggcgcagtggcccacacctgtaatcccagcgctttgggaggccaaggcaggtggaccatgatgtcaggagatcgagaccatcctggctaacacagtgaaaccccgtctctactaaagatacaaaaaattaaccgggcatggtggcgggcacttgtagtcccagctacttgggaggttgaggcaggagaatggcgtgaacctgggaggcagaggttgcagtgagccaagatcgcaccactgcactccagcctgggtgatacagtaagattctgccaaaaaaaaaaaaaactctatggTATAAATGTGAACATTATCATTGATATCCTGACTTGAAAACCTCTCTACATATATGGAGTTACATACGCAAAAGACAAACACATCCTAAATGataatctgtatattttcttagtgacatatatataaatgatgtATATCATCATTTATAtgattatatcatttatataattatataactagGAAAATATACAGATTATCACttgttgtatatttataaaatagaaattactttGTATTACTTTGTATATTTACTTAGTGATATCATTTTCACAGGATGGGAAGAGTGATTATTAGACTGCAGAATGCCTGGGTCCCGGAAATGTCTCTAAAGTTCCAAGTGCGTTACTACTCACAAAAACCATCTCAGGAtttggagatgaggaaacagagatcaCAGACTCTGAGCAACTTCCCACCCTCACAGAGCCATTACCATCAACCAGGGAGGGAGTTTGTATTTGAATACTACTCTGCCTTCAAAATGCTATCAATTCCGTTACtccaatattttttgaaaacttcaAATGTATATGTGGCTTTTTCCCTGATCATATTTCTTCTTAAAGGATGATTTGTACTGATGAGTAATCTAAAAGAAAGACTGACATATCTAAAATACAGCCTCTGGGATAATGTCAATTTTTTGTATCAAAATAATGTTGGTTTTCTAATGCTTAAAAGCTAAATATTTGAACAGCCACCAGGGTATTTCAACTAAAATCAAACCACAACCTTCAGGTAGTTATGAGGCAGGGAACACAACATTAGGTAAATCTTTATAATCATCTGAATTGGTAGCAACTGAAAAATGCCCATATAGTTTTCCTTGTGAAAGGGGACCTTGCTGTGTCTAACAGAATATACTTTGATAGTTAGCAATTCTTTAATTTTAGGTGGGAAAAATACTTATGGATAACTCATATTTaaggtaatatatttaaaaaatatttgaggtgtatttttaaatattttacatatatttgaaataactCACATTGTGAGATATTTGGTTTGCAAAAGTAATTTTGTAATCACAGGGATAAAATCAGATTTATCACAGTGTTGCTATAGTGACTACCAGAAATGTATTACTGTGCCTATTTCTGTGTTTGTTATTTCATTATCAGTAAATAGCTAGTATTTGAAGAAGTGTTTATACAGTAAGTACTATATTCTAAAGATGTGTAATGCTCAGTTGTGTCAGTGTATACATCACTTTTGCATCCACATAATCTGTACACACAAAACCTTCATGTAGGGCAGAGTGGAGCCTATAACTCAGACAGCTCAGTAAAGGGcattattgtaaaataaagtgTGAGAGATGATAGTTATATTCTCTGTGTGTCATTtgtatctgctttttaaaaataatagctgcctctttggtttttaaaaatgatatgaaTAATATGTAATAGGAAATATTAAAAACCATgactgggctcggtggctcacacctgtaatcccagcactttcggaggctgaggcg
The nucleotide sequence above comes from Nomascus leucogenys isolate Asia chromosome 8, Asia_NLE_v1, whole genome shotgun sequence. Encoded proteins:
- the STMND1 gene encoding stathmin domain-containing protein 1 codes for the protein MGCGPSQPAEDRRRVPAPKKGWKEEFKADVGVPPTGENCSPQMEAALTKNTVDIAEGLEQVQMGSLPGTISENSPSPSGRNRRVNSDLVTNGLINKPQPLDSRERQKSSDILEELIVQGIIQSHSKVFRNGESYDVTLTTTEKPLRKPPARLKKLKIKKQVKDFTTKDVEEKMEAAEERRKTKEEEIRKRLRSDRLLPSANHSDSAELGGAEVAFAKGLQRVRTAGFELSNLKGGKPLKRKKSKSDATLIDRNESDESFGVVESDMSYNQADDIVY